TGTCTCTAAATATCGAGATGCATTTTTAGAGCAGCACTCTCACCTTGCGGAGGATGAAAGGCTTCGGTTATGGGCCCAGCAACTCCCTCAATTTATTGATGGAACCTCCAATGTTCCAAATTTGATCCCGTATGTACAGACAGGTCGTTGTCATTTCTATGACCACGAATGCTCTGCTGACAATACTTGAAGAACTCTATCTGGCAGAAAGCGTCGAGGTTCTGGCTTCTCTGAGCCACCAGCCGAGCGCATTGAGATGGAGGACACTCTGGGATTTCAGAGTGCCCCTACCATCCAATTTATTGATGAAGCTAATACTGAACGCACAGGAACAATGAACAGGGTAGCTCGCGAGACCTACGTCACTAACCTGGATGCTGAAACCGCCGACTGTGCTAACACTGTGGCCAGTCCCGGTTGCGAGCATAGGGATGAAATACTCAAACGTTAACGTTGCGAAGCCGGCGCCGTCGAGGACCCCAATAAATGGCCACGTTCCTCAGCATACTAGTGATTGGTAACTTCTCACATTGTTCATTGTTTAATAGAAGGCTCGTGTCAAGCGGTATTCTTAGGATATCGAAGACTGTGCATAGCTAGAATACACGGTTAGAACATGCATCAAGCCAACACCGAGAAAATGCACTACTACACCCCCGAGAGCCATAGGTTGGGCCGATACCAGGGAACCATATATACGAACTCGTTAAGATCTTTGAGAGGCTTTGTGcactctcttctctcccggGCAACCAGGTCCACGCAGTTGACATAGTACCTGGTTCCAGCATAGTATATCCGAAAGAATTTTTCGCCGGGCGTATCTAAGGTGGATATTTCCGGCTCGTCGCAACCTCAATTTCGCGCGCAGGGACTGCAAGTATGTTATTGAACTATCATGGGAGTGGTAAAGGAGTAGGGTTAAGTGTTTGGCAGTGACGGCTTGCCCCAGCTTCCTATAGCTTTACTTCTCCCTTCCTCACAAACAGATTCTTGGAATCAAAGATACGCCTGTTCATAACAAATTGTCCCGCTAGATCCTTACGACGGCGTTTGTCGCACTATCTTCCTGCTTCATAATATCCAACGCCGCATTCAATCCCTCCAACCCACCTTAGCGACCTTCACCTTGGGACTAGAAGCCACCGTCCTCTTCTCAAGGCCAGACTTCAGCCACCGCTGAAACACCTCTCTGAAATACCCTGCTTGAGCTGTTAGCTCCATCAGCAGCATTACAAACTTGACCTCGACGGCCGCCAAAACGGGCACGGGGAGCAGAGGCGGAGCGTGTCTGATGCGAGCAGGTCCACCCCAACTGTCTCCCTCAGTACATCCAGTACAGGCTGAAGGGAGTTTCTCGCAAGAATTTGCGCGTCTGCCAATAtcacctcatcttctctAGCCGCGGCCACGATTTGAGATGCGACATCCGCGTCTCTTTAAGCGAATGTCCGGCATACGCCCAGCGCTTGGAGATGCTCGTAGGTTTTAGGACTGGCAGCCGTGTATAGCCCCAGTCGCCGGGAAAATCGGATAGCAATGGTTCCTAAGATATTTGTGCCGCCCCAAATCAaccagctctcttctcctttggcgCGAACCTGCTATCAAGCTGGATACCGACTGTTGTAAACCCTGAGAGTGCCGTCAACGTCGCCAAAGGGAAAACAGTGCCCTCTTTGAAGCTAATGGTGGCGGATAACGGGAGGGTATAGTGGTAGTTGACCAGGGCAAACGCTAGAAAGCAAAATATTTAGGACTTTCTTCCTGTTGACGAACGATGCTGGTGTCGTAACCCGAGCTCCTGGTTGAGGCGCGCCGGCTGGAAGGTCCAGGCCGGCTTTAACGACGATCCTTCGTCGCAACCGATGACGGCAAGATGAATGGTGACTTGGAGGACGTTGTTGTCAAGCTGCCATGCATAAACTTGGTTGATGGCGATTGCTTTGACTTCGAGCAGGAGCTTGCCTGGGTCTGGGGAGAAGGTTAGACGGGTCGGATGAGTGCTGCTCCTTGCGTAAGGAGAATTGCTGCTAGATGGTTGTCCATGAATGCAATAATACGAGCAACAGGAGAGATCTTTTGTCTTTCGATGGCAGGAAGAACCCTGATGAGGAAGTGAAAAATGAATGCCATTTATCTCAGTTTGAGGGTGTTTTATCCAGGACAAGCGGGCTTTAGCTACAGAGTCCGGGTGGGTTTGAATGCAACGGGCTTAACAAGTCTCGCGGGCTTCATTCCAGGTGTCAGTCCAGGCGTCCAGCATATATGGCTAGTGGGTAGTGGTCAGGACTAATCCTGTTGACCATGCGACGGTTAGCCTCCCCTTCTGCCCATACGCCTGTCCAGGGGCGCCTTGGGCTTCGAAACTCCACAGAGGGCATTCGTGGTATGCCTACAGTTGCATCTAATCACTGAGACCCCGAAGTGACCTTTTTTAGTTGATCTGTACATAGTTAGTAGACTTCAGTCTGGGACAAGGTGGCGCAAGGGCGAAGTCCAGAGGttagccctaacttctccGTACAGCGAGTTAAATGAAGAGAACCGTGTATGTCTGAACTCGATTCCAAATGGACAAGTCCAACAGGTCTAGACCCCAAGGTTCTAAACCCCTCTTGTAGCCGTGTAAAAATTTTCATCGTTAGGAGAATAGACTGAAGTCCGATAGACAAGGTATTGTACATTTGCGGTATAATGATATACATTATGTTCTATACACAGCTTGATAGAGCTTAGCTGGCTGACGGTAAGGACGGGTGAGGCGTCCATGAATGGCCTTTGGTCTGTGCCTTATTCGCGGACCCAGTCTTCGGCTCAAGCCCCTTTTCCTTCATTAACCTAGCAGCAACAGGAGAAACAGCACCGTCCTCCGTCGTCAacttcctcgcctcctccagtctcTTCAATGTCTCTTCACGTCCTAGAATGATCATTATCTCCGGGACTGTTGGACCAGAGGCACCTGCCGACAACGCCCAGCGGAGGTAGTGGTACAGCTCTTTCTTGAAtttcttctctgcatcaACAGTCATCACCTCCTCAGGAACCGCGCTTGCGGCGTCGTAAGTTGCGAAGTTTTCCCTCAGCGTTTCTAGGGTCCAGTGTGATTTAGGGATGAGAGTcacggcggcagcagcagtatgGAGCGAGGAAAATGGAATAACAAATTGTATCACCGCACGGTCATATGGGGGCCGGGAGATATCTGTTGTGAAGAAAGTAGAATTGCGAGCGACAAATTCCTTTGGATTTGTGTAGTTTTTGGCATCTGCTTTGATGAGTGGAGTAATCATGTCCACGAGAGGGCGCGACTGCAGGATCTGTGAGAGCTGCTCTGGTGATGCAGTTGACTGGACGACTTTGGCGACGGCAGAAATCATCTCATTAACTTGGGGCATGTTGCCGTCCACATAGCGTTTGACGTGTGCGGACTGGAGAAACCAGAGTTTCTCGAAGGCGACAGTGGTGTTGCCGCGGGTGAATTTGAGAGTGAACTAGCGAGTCAGTCTATAAAACTGCAGTCGATGGGTTATGGTGGCCTTACACGGTGCTCCAGCTTCTTAAGGTCAAAGATatcattcttctccttgtGTGACCACCCCAACAGCGCGGCAAAATTTAGCAAAGGTTCAGGAAATACGCCCTGATCTCTGAAATGTGACAGATCGATATCAGCATTGCGCTTGCTGAGCTTTTGCCCTGAATGGTCCACCAGCAGAGGTACGTGGGCGAAGCGTGGCGCCTTCCAGCCAAAACATTTATATAACAGAACATGCAGAGGAGTCGACGACATCCATTCCTAGGCGCGTCAATACCCGCCCActagcttttttttttttaaacTTACAGTGCCACGAATAACGTGGGTAATTTCCATGAGATGGTCATCCACAACATTCGCCAAATGATAGGTAGGATAGCCGTCGGATTTGATCAGGATAGGATCATCGTAAACACGGTCGATAAGATCCAACTTGGTGGGCGGGCCCTTGTGTCCTGTCTCGCCATACACAAGATCATCGTAAACAGGGTATCTGTACGGGTGGTCCTCAACTCTCAACCGAATGACGTGCGACTCCCCTAGAGCTGCCCGTTCTTCCGAATGTGCAGGCAACAGGCTGGCGCATTTCCTATCATACCCCGGAGGAAGGCCCGCTTGGCTTCGATGTCTCGCGTGGGCGTCCAGCCGCTCCGGGGAGCAAAAGCATCGGTATGCGTGGCCGCGCTGAATCAACTTCTCGGCGTACTTGCGATGAATTTCTGTTCGTTCAGACTGAATGTACAATCAGTCAGTCCCCACGGTAAAGATAATAAAGTTAATAATGAGGCGCCGAGAAAACTCACCTGTCTATACGGACCGTAATCCCCTCCAACAATGGGACCTACAGCTCCATCAGCGTTGGCCCCGCCAGGGCTGATCGCAGCATTTTGTACCTTCATCCCATTGTAATCCGGCCCAATGAAGATCATCATACAGTCTTTGTTCCGCGTCGGGGATCGTCCGTTTCTAATGTACCCAATCCATCAGCGTCCGATTCTCATGGGGTATCGCTCCGCGCACCTGATCTGTATCTTCAATCCGAAGTATGAACTTCCCATTTGTGCGCTTGGCCAGCAAATAGTTGTATAAGGCAGTGCGGAGAGATCCTAGATGAAGGTATCCGGTCGGCGACGGCGCGAATCGCGTCCTGGCTGGCATCGAGGGGAGCTTGGATTTCTTGCCATGCGATATGGCGGGCGTGGAACTGTTGTACCAGCGGCATTGCATGCATGTCCAGGACCGGCGGGCGAGAAGCCCGGAGCGTAAACTCCTCATCTTAAATATATGCGCGTGAAATTGGAGCGAAGTCCTGCGGCCGATACGTAGAAAGCCGTCGGTGATcggtggaggcggcgagaaggagcaaAAAAGATAAGGCGGAATTTTCGGGCTTAGCATCCAACAACACTTCAATCCAACTCATTCCTCAAACAGACGTGTTCCCTTCTACCCTATTTTTGTATATAATTACTCTTCGTCACTGTTCTAGTCAGATTTCTCTCAGACGCTTTCAGTATGATCCAGCAACCGACCAAACTCTACGCCTGCTAACGATCTCCAGTGTCTTCAGCTCAGGCTGACCTCTACGGTATTTAGTTCACTTGCGCGTTTTTATTTCTCGACTAACTTAACTGCAATAGAGGTCCTACAGGTATCCCGCGACGCGTCACAAGATGAAATCCGAAAAGCCTACCGCAAAGTACGGCCCCGACGTCCGGCTCAACCACAACAGCTAACCGAATATAGGCCGCCCTAGCAAACCACCCGGATAAATTCcccgaagaagaacgagatgCCGCGTCGGTTCGGTTTCAGGAAGTCCAGCAAGCGTACGAAATTCTTAGCGACGATGACAAGCGACATCTCTATGATACACATGGCATGGGCGCCTTCAACGGCTCCGGTGAGCCGGGGATGAACGGCGGCCCCGACCTCGATGATATCCTCGCGCAGATGTTTGGAATGGGAGGCATGGGCGGTATGCCCGGGATGGGCGGCATGCCGAGGCCACGACAGAGCCCGGACGAAGAGCAGAAATACGAAGTCAGCTTGGAAGAGCTCTACAGGGGCAAGACAGTCAAATTCGCGAGCACGAAGAACGTGATTTGCAGTTTGTGTAAGGGCAAGGGTGGCAAAGAGAAGGCGACGGCGAAAAAGTGTTCTACTTGTGATGGCCACGGCTTCAAAGAAGTCCTCACGCGCATGGGTCAATTCTTGACCAAGTCTACCCAGACCTGCACAACCTGCAATGGCGATGGCCAGTTCTTCGCAACTAAGGACAAGTGCAAGAAGtgcaagggcaagaagacgaccgaggagagaaagatccTGGAAATCTACATTCCCCGGGGAGCAAAGTACGTCCTTCGGCTTGCGCTCATTAACATGACAAAGCTAAAAATCACAGGGATGGCGACCGAATCATCCTAGAAGGCGAAGCAGACCAGGTCCCTGGCCAGGAGCCCGGCGATATtatcttccagctcgaagaagagaagcaccCAGTCTTCACGCGCGCGGGCGCAGACCTCAAGGCCACAATCGACATCACACTTGCCGAGTCACTGACAGGCTTCTCCCGCGTCGTCCTCAAACACCTTGACGGCCGCGGCATCGAACTTGCACACCCGAAACCCGGCCACAGCCAGATTTTGTCGCCCGGCCAAGTCCTCAAAGTCCCCGGCGAGGGAATGCCGATCAAGCGCTCCGACGCCCGCGGCGACCTCTACTTAATTGTAAACGTTAAATTCCCTGATGAGAATTGGAAGCCCTCGCCTGCTGTTCTGGAACGGCTGAAAGAGATGCTTCCCAAGCCTGGTCCACAGATCCAGGCAGACACCGTCGATGAAGTCGAGTACGACCCTAAAGGAAACGTAGAGGAATTTGGCTCGAAGGATCCGTCTGGTGGAGACGCGTgggaggatgacgatgaggagggcgAAGGGGCACAGTGTACGACACAGTAATTTGACGTCAAGTCCTCGCTTTTGGCATTGTGGTTTCTTTGCTTGTCATATTTGATACCATTCCGGATTTTCGTGTCTTTGAGGGTTCTTCATGAGACGATAGATTAGATGCATGCACTCACACTCATCTCCGGCATCAAGGCGTTGGGGTGTTTGTCCAGGTGGTTATGAATATGAACATGAATGAAGATAGGGGCACTGGTTCCCGCATCCTCACCACTCCATACAATTCAACACCGCTCTACACCGCAATAAGCACTACTGGTATCAACCAATATCAACCATCACAAGATATCCCCATTATGCGGAGATGCTCCACTTCTAATGGCTCCATACTCCCCGGATATCGGATTCGAACACATCGGAACCCAGCTTACAACCACAAACAAAGTGATTCGACGAGGGCCCCAACCCGCCTCCTAGAAGACATTGAGCAGGAATCTGCATCCGATTACCAGACGAAGAGTCCGTCATTCAATCAAACCTTGTTCTCTCAAAATCGGGTACGTATCGGAAGCAGAGTGTATATGTAGTGTCCTCAAGCACAGATCCTATCCCAAAACGTCGAGTTTCGGAAGCGTACTTTTGCGCCTAAGACGGTTCCAGTTAGAAAGCAAACCCTTTTTACAGACGACCCAGACTTACTAGTTTGCGACGTTCTtaaagaggaaaagagtgcCCAATAGTGTAAGTGCTGGGTTGGCTTTTGTGGCTGGCACGGAGATCCCCCGCAGCAGGATGGTTTCCCCGCAAGCAATCCGGCTCCAACCCGCCTGAAAGCCCTAGAATCTTAGGTAGAATAGTTGGAGACTTAGCTGCGAATGTCAAATAAGCGTTGGCCATTGCTATCTTCACTCCCTGCCGATAATGCAGCATTTATCGGAACGACGCGAGCCCAGCTCGGAAGAGAGTGGTGGGTAGCAGCAACTGAGCAAACTGGCTAGAATGATAGGAGTGGACCGATGGGTTGACTAGGAATGCTTGGAGGTGGTGGCTATATAAGTCCTTATCCTATTGTCTCTTGTCCTTGGGTCTTGAGACATCTTCTCAACTGGAAACTTTCCGACTTCCTAGATCTGAACGTTGACTGTCTCTTCATCATGCCCACCACCCTCTCCACCCTTCAatcctctcttcctcttcctctaccagtcctcgccatcatcgccctcttcctcctccgatTCATTTGGCGCAGATTCGGCTCTGGCCTACGGGGTATTCCCGGCCCAGCACTGGCGAAATGCACGAGGCTCTGGAAACTGCACAGCGTCTGGAAGGGCGACCACCATCTGACAGAGATCAACTTGCATCGACAGCACGGCCCGCTCGTGCGTATTGGGCCACGACATGTCTCTGTCGCAGATCCAAAGGCTATCCCCGTGATTTACGGGCTGAATAAGGGGTTCACGAAGGTATGTCCCCCATCCTTGCCGAAAGTGTCGGGCTGTTACGAGGCTGACTTGCTTCGCGTACAGACGGGCTTCTACCCCATCCAATGCATATCATGGAACAAAAAGCCGCAGATGAACTTGTTCTCAACGCGCGACGAGCAATTTCACCGCGACCAGAAACGGCCCGTTGCAAATGCATACAGCATGACTTCTCTACTCGAACTGGAACCAGCGGTCGACTCCTGCACGGCCATATTCCTTTCCCGGCTGCGCGACTTTGCGGGCAAGAAGAGACCTGTTGATCTAGGAACCTGGCTGCAGTACTACGCCTTCGACGTCGTCGGCGAATTCACTTTCGCAAAGAAGCTCGGGTTCCTAGAAGAAGGACGCGACGTGGACGACATGATGGCCGGGATACAGGGGATCCTGGCGTACGCGAGTTTGATCGGGCAGGTTCCCGAGGCGCACAAGGTTCTGTTAGGGAACCCGCTGATGCCGATTTTAATGCCGAGTATGGAGAGCTGGAACCAGGTCCTGCAGTTTACGCTGAAGCAAGTGAACTCGCGGACGAGTTTAGCACGGGACGGGGAGCTCGATAAAGGCGAcctggaggaggggaaggataTGCTAAGCCGGTGGATGGCGATCCATGTCGCTGATCCAGAGAAGATGAGCACCCGCGATGTGATTGTGCATCTGTCGACCAACGTCTTTGCGGGCTCGGATACAACGGCTATTGCGCTGCGGGCGATTATGTATTTCCTTCTGAAGAATCCCGACAAGATGGAAAAGGCTGTGGGGGAGATCGAGGCCGCTGATAGCGCGGGACGCTTGAGCAGCCCTATCTCGTACAAAGAGTCGATGACGCACTTGCCTTACCTGGGGGCCGCGATCAAAGAGGCCATGAGGCTTCATCCGTCCGTGGGGTTGATCCTGGAACGACATGTGCCAGAGGGTGGAGTCACGGTCTGCGGGAGGTATATCCCTGCCGGAACGACCGTTGGCATCAACGCTTGGGCTCTGCACCACGACGAGAAGGTGTTTCCGAGCCCCGGGGCATTTATGCCCGAACGGTGGCTGGAGAGCCCGCCTGCGAAattgaaggagatggagcagagcttctttgcct
This sequence is a window from Aspergillus nidulans FGSC A4 chromosome IV. Protein-coding genes within it:
- a CDS encoding glutamate--tRNA ligase MSE1 (transcript_id=CADANIAT00000071); translated protein: MLRSALAGPTLMELQSERTEIHRKYAEKLIQRGHAYRCFCSPERLDAHARHRSQAGLPPGYDRKCASLLPAHSEERAALGESHVIRLRVEDHPYRYPVYDDLVYGETGHKGPPTKLDLIDRVYDDPILIKSDGYPTYHLANVVDDHLMEITHVIRGTEWMSSTPLHVLLYKCFGWKAPRFAHVPLLVDHSGQKLSKRNADIDLSHFRDQGVFPEPLLNFAALLGWSHKEKNDIFDLKKLEHRFTLKFTRGNTTVAFEKLWFLQSAHVKRYVDGNMPQVNEMISAVAKVVQSTASPEQLSQILQSRPLVDMITPLIKADAKNYTNPKEFVARNSTFFTTDISRPPYDRAVIQFVIPFSSLHTAAAAVTLIPKSHWTLETLRENFATYDAASAVPEEVMTVDAEKKFKKELYHYLRWALSAGASGPTVPEIMIILGREETLKRLEEARKLTTEDGAVSPVAARLMKEKGLEPKTGSANKAQTKGHSWTPHPSLPSAS
- a CDS encoding putative DnaJ domain protein (Mas5) (transcript_id=CADANIAT00000072); the protein is MKSEKPTAKYGPDAALANHPDKFPEEERDAASVRFQEVQQAYEILSDDDKRHLYDTHGMGAFNGSGEPGMNGGPDLDDILAQMFGMGGMGGMPGMGGMPRPRQSPDEEQKYEVSLEELYRGKTVKFASTKNVICSLCKGKGGKEKATAKKCSTCDGHGFKEVLTRMGQFLTKSTQTCTTCNGDGQFFATKDKCKKCKGKKTTEERKILEIYIPRGAKDGDRIILEGEADQVPGQEPGDIIFQLEEEKHPVFTRAGADLKATIDITLAESLTGFSRVVLKHLDGRGIELAHPKPGHSQILSPGQVLKVPGEGMPIKRSDARGDLYLIVNVKFPDENWKPSPAVLERLKEMLPKPGPQIQADTVDEVEYDPKGNVEEFGSKDPSGGDAWEDDDEEGEGAQCTTQ
- a CDS encoding protein CYP5078A3 (transcript_id=CADANIAT00000073), coding for MPTTLSTLQSSLPLPLPVLAIIALFLLRFIWRRFGSGLRGIPGPALAKCTRLWKLHSVWKGDHHLTEINLHRQHGPLVRIGPRHVSVADPKAIPVIYGLNKGFTKTGFYPIQCISWNKKPQMNLFSTRDEQFHRDQKRPVANAYSMTSLLELEPAVDSCTAIFLSRLRDFAGKKRPVDLGTWLQYYAFDVVGEFTFAKKLGFLEEGRDVDDMMAGIQGILAYASLIGQVPEAHKVLLGNPLMPILMPSMESWNQVLQFTLKQVNSRTSLARDGELDKGDLEEGKDMLSRWMAIHVADPEKMSTRDVIVHLSTNVFAGSDTTAIALRAIMYFLLKNPDKMEKAVGEIEAADSAGRLSSPISYKESMTHLPYLGAAIKEAMRLHPSVGLILERHVPEGGVTVCGRYIPAGTTVGINAWALHHDEKVFPSPGAFMPERWLESPPAKLKEMEQSFFAFGAGSRTCVGKNISLIEMHKIIPQLLRDFTFRLHRPGDEWKTKNAWFVQQEGLVVDLERRR